The sequence below is a genomic window from Apodemus sylvaticus chromosome 6, mApoSyl1.1, whole genome shotgun sequence.
GTGGACACTTCTTGGCTCTCGTCTGAGGGTGCCTGTCTGAGTTTTCCTCCGCCCTTCTTCTGCCTTCCCTGGCTACTGGACTAGGGCCAGGCTTCCAGCAGGACTTCTCCCACGGGATGGGCAGCTGCTGAGGGTGTCTCATTGTCAGGCTTTAGTTGGCCACATCATGAACCTCCAGGCCCAGTCCAAGGCTCAGAATAAGCGCAAGCGTTGTCCTTTTGGGGACCAGGAGCCAGCTGCCAAGGAACAGCCACCCCCACTGCAGGCTCCACCACAGTCCCTTAGAGCTAAGGAGGAACAGTACGGGGCCCACGAAGGTCCGACCGGGGTTGCCTCCACCACCCAGCCTGTGGAGTTGTCTCCTCCCAACAACCTGGCTCTTCTGAACAGTGTGGTATATGGATCTGAGCGCACCTCCGCAGCCATGTTGTCCCAGCAGGCCCAAGTAAGCTCAGTAAAGTGGCCCAACTCCGTGATGGCTCCGGGGCGGGGCCTGGAGCGTGGGGGAGGTGGAGGCATCAGCGACAGCGGCTGGCAGCAACAACCTggccagcccccaccccaccccacgtgGAATCACCTGTCCCTCTACAGTGGACCCAAAGGGAGCCCTCATCCAGGTGTGGGGGTCCCTCCCTACTACAACCACCCTGAGGCACTGAAGGGGAACAAACCTGGGGGTCCTCAGCTGGATCACTATGGAAATGCAGTGCAGCCCATGGTGCCACCGAAGGTGCAGCTGGAGGTGGGGAGGCCCCAAGCACCCCTGAACTCTTACCATGCGGCCAAGAAACCCCCAAGCCAGTCACTGCCCTTGCAGCCCTTCCAGCTGGCATTTGGCCACCAGGTGAACCGCCAGGTCTTCCGGCAGGGCCCGCAGCCGCCCTCTAACCCCACCACCTCCTTCCCGCCTCAGAAGCAGCAGCCGCAACAGCAACCGGCAGCCCTGCCCCAGATGCAGCTATTTGAGAACTACTACCCCATGCATCAACCGCCTTCGCAACAGCACCAGGACTTTGGCCTGGCACCGGGCGGGCCACTGGGACCCACCCACCTGGCTCACCGCAGCATGGCCTCCTACCCTTTTCCCCACAACCCAGATGTGAACCCAGAACTGCGCAAGGCCCTCCTGCAGGACCCTGCTGCACAGCCCGTGCTACCTCAGCCCCAGATGGCCTTCCCGCGTCGCTCCCGCAGGCTCTCCAAGGAGGGCATTCTGTCTTCCAGCTCCCTCGATGGAGCTGGCGCCCAACCTGGGCAGGAGCCCACGAGCAATCTGTTCCTTCATCACTGGTCTCTGCCGCAGCCGCCACCAGGCGCCCTGGGGCAGCCCCATCCTGAAGCCCTGGGATTCCCGATGGAACTGAGGGAGTCCCAGCTGCTGGCGGATGGAGACAGACTGGCACCCAATGGTCGGGAGCGGGAGCCTCCTGCTATGGGTAATGAGGAGGCCATGAGGGCCGGGGCCGTCGGGGACTGTGGACAGATGATACGAAGCGGGGTGATCCAGAGCACAAGACGGAGGCGCAGGGCATCCCAGGAGGCTAATTTGCTGACCCTGGCCCAGAAGGCGGTGGAGCTGGCCTCGATGCAGGTGAGAAAGGGCGGCACCTGCTGGGGCTGGGGCGATGCTTCCGGGGCAGGTTCTATTCAGCCATTCAGGTTCTATTTTCTATTCAAACGACCGCTCTTTGTTCAGAGTACCCCTGCCAGAGGCACCGGTAGCCACAGGGTCGCCAGAGGCAAGTGGGTTGCTTAGTGGGTAGGAAAGTCCTTGTTGTCTTCTTCCTGTGGAACTTGAGGGCTGGGAGTAGGGGTTGCTGAGAGCCAGCATTCTAAGTTGCAAGAGCATACTGGTGGTTGCACATGATGCATGTCAAAATGCGTTAGAATAGGAAGTAATCTAGAATAGGAAGTCACGTCGCAATAAAGTTCATAAAGTCAGAAAGGAAGGCAAACCAATCAGACTTtgggaactttttaaaaaagatttatttatttaatgtatatgggtacactgtagctgtgcagatggttgtgagtcatcatgtggttgctgggaatttaattcaggacctctgctccctTCGGTCCAgctctaagtacactgtagctgtcttcagacacaccacaagagggtgtcagatttctttatggatggttgtgagtcaccatgtggttgctgggatttgaactcaggacctctggaaaagcagtcagtgctcttaaccgctgagccatctctccagccctgagcacTTGTGTTAACCTTgggtttttgattttattttatacttgctCAAACGTAACTTCTCCTCAAACGCAGAACTAGCAAGGGTATGACTGTCACCTGTCCCAGGTTTCTGTCAAGAGGCTGGCCGCTTAGGATAAACACCCCCTCCCTTCGCTCAGcttttactctctgcttccttagaAACTGCAGCCACTGTGGCCCTTAGGTCCAGGTTGGCACACAGGAGGCTACAGAAATTTGAGTCTTCACTCCAGTTAGATACCCGTGAGGTAATAGATGCAAAGCCCTCCCTTCATCTTGCCACAGCGAGATGCTTGGTTGTGTGCCACGCCCCATAGGCTAGATGAAGCTCCCCATGTACCATGACCACCCGGAATCCGCTGCTTCAGGCCAGGGTGACCCAGCCAGGCagaagcgggggtggggtggacatCTGCAATGTATTGGACCAGGGATGGTCAACGAAAGGCCAGGCTGTCAGGGTTGCATGGTCGTGGGATTCCCAGGTTAGCAAACAGGGGCTCGTCTTCGGAACCTCActaccacccctccccccccatcgcCCTCTTATCCAGGATGCCAATGGCTCTGAGGAGAAGCGGAAAAGCGTGTTGGCCTCAACTGCCAAGTGTGGCGTGGAGTTTTCCGACCCTGCCTTAGCCGCCAAGAGAGCTCGGGAGGAGAGCGGCGTGGTGCCCCTTATCATTCCCGTGTCTGTTCCTGTGAGGACTGCGGGTCCAACTGAGGTGGCCCAAGTCGGAGGTGCTGATGAGGATGGGAAGGGTCTCGAGCAGTACTCCACTGAGCACAAGCCGTCAGTCATCGTAACCCGCAGGCGGTCCACCCGAGTTCCCGGGACAGATGCTACAGCTCAGGTATGAGAGGCTGTCCCTTCTAGGCCCAAAGACTACAAGGGAAGCTGTAGAATTCTTCAAGTAACTCAGGGAGAtgctattttccttctttcttggtttgttttgttttgttttcctgagacaaggtctctgtgtagtcctggctgtcctagaatttactctgtagaccaagctggccttgaactcacagagatccaactgcctctaccttctgagtgctgggattaaaggatatGTGTCACTATTCCCTGCccagtaaaaatttaaaaaatagtgttttattttgtgactcTTTACCACATGCATGTGGTGCCCTTGGAATCCtgatcagatcctctggaactgtagttatgGAGAGTGTAAGCCACTGTGTCGCTGTTGGGAATGGAATCCCCGCCCTCTGGACgggcagccaatgctcttaaccactgagccatcttcccaattATCAGGGAGATActggtttttattttccaaattaatCTTGTACTGAAGAACAAAGAGGGTATGAGGTTGCTTTAACCTTGAGGTGGTGGTCATCATGGAGAATCTAGGATGCGGTCTGTTCCTGGGCT
It includes:
- the Mideas gene encoding mitotic deacetylase-associated SANT domain protein isoform X1, with amino-acid sequence MNLQAQSKAQNKRKRCPFGDQEPAAKEQPPPLQAPPQSLRAKEEQYGAHEGPTGVASTTQPVELSPPNNLALLNSVVYGSERTSAAMLSQQAQVSSVKWPNSVMAPGRGLERGGGGGISDSGWQQQPGQPPPHPTWNHLSLYSGPKGSPHPGVGVPPYYNHPEALKGNKPGGPQLDHYGNAVQPMVPPKVQLEVGRPQAPLNSYHAAKKPPSQSLPLQPFQLAFGHQVNRQVFRQGPQPPSNPTTSFPPQKQQPQQQPAALPQMQLFENYYPMHQPPSQQHQDFGLAPGGPLGPTHLAHRSMASYPFPHNPDVNPELRKALLQDPAAQPVLPQPQMAFPRRSRRLSKEGILSSSSLDGAGAQPGQEPTSNLFLHHWSLPQPPPGALGQPHPEALGFPMELRESQLLADGDRLAPNGREREPPAMGNEEAMRAGAVGDCGQMIRSGVIQSTRRRRRASQEANLLTLAQKAVELASMQDANGSEEKRKSVLASTAKCGVEFSDPALAAKRAREESGVVPLIIPVSVPVRTAGPTEVAQVGGADEDGKGLEQYSTEHKPSVIVTRRRSTRVPGTDATAQAEDLNVKLEGEPSMRKPKQRPRPEPLIIPTKAGTFIAPPVYSNITPYQSHLRSPVRLADHPSERSFELPPYTPPPILSPVREGSGLYFNAIISTSSIPAPPPITPKSAHRTLLRSNSSEVTPPVLSVMGEATPVSIEPRINVGTRFQAEIPMMRDRALAALDPHKADLVWQPWEHLESSWEKQRQVDDLLTAACSSIFPGAGTNQELALHYLHESRGDILEALSKLLLKKPLRPHNHPLATYHYTGSDQWKMAERKLFNKGIAIYKKDFFLVQKLIQTKTVAQCVEFYYTYKKQVKIGRNGTLTFGDLDTGDEKSGQEEVEVDVKTSQKFPRVPPPRRESPSEERLEPKREVKDPGKEGEEGVPDPQEKGEQEEGRERSRRAAAVKATQTLQANEAANEVLILRSHEPNAPGSAGVQTSEKPREGPGKSRRALPFTEKKKKPEAFNKTQNQENTFPCKKCGRVFYKVKSRSAHMKSHAEQEKKAAAQRLKEKEAAAAAAHQQALREESGEGEKG
- the Mideas gene encoding mitotic deacetylase-associated SANT domain protein isoform X2, translating into MNLQAQSKAQNKRKRCPFGDQEPAAKEQPPPLQAPPQSLRAKEEQYGAHEGPTGVASTTQPVELSPPNNLALLNSVVYGSERTSAAMLSQQAQVSSVKWPNSVMAPGRGLERGGGGGISDSGWQQQPGQPPPHPTWNHLSLYSGPKGSPHPGVGVPPYYNHPEALKGNKPGGPQLDHYGNAVQPMVPPKVQLEVGRPQAPLNSYHAAKKPPSQSLPLQPFQLAFGHQVNRQVFRQGPQPPSNPTTSFPPQKQQPQQQPAALPQMQLFENYYPMHQPPSQQHQDFGLAPGGPLGPTHLAHRSMASYPFPHNPDVNPELRKALLQDPAAQPVLPQPQMAFPRRSRRLSKEGILSSSSLDGAGAQPGQEPTSNLFLHHWSLPQPPPGALGQPHPEALGFPMELRESQLLADGDRLAPNGREREPPAMGNEEAMRAGAVGDCGQMIRSGVIQSTRRRRRASQEANLLTLAQKAVELASMQDANGSEEKRKSVLASTAKCGVEFSDPALAAKRAREESGVVPLIIPVSVPVRTAGPTEVAQVGGADEDGKGLEQYSTEHKPSVIVTRRRSTRVPGTDATAQAEDLNVKLEGEPSMRKPKQRPRPEPLIIPTKAGTFIAPPVYSNITPYQSHLRSPVRLADHPSERSFELPPYTPPPILSPVREGSGLYFNAIISTSSIPAPPPITPKSAHRTLLRSNSSEVTPPVLSVMGEATPVSIEPRINVGTRFQAEIPMMRDRALAALDPHKADLVWQPWEHLESSWEKQRQVDDLLTAACSSIFPGAGTNQELALHYLHESRGDILEALSKLLLKKPLRPHNHPLATYHYTGSDQWKMAERKLFNKGIAIYKKDFFLVQKLIQTKTVAQCVEFYYTYKKQVKIGRNGTLTFGDLDTGDEKSGQEEVEVDVKANEVLILRSHEPNAPGSAGVQTSEKPREGPGKSRRALPFTEKKKKPEAFNKTQNQENTFPCKKCGRVFYKVKSRSAHMKSHAEQEKKAAAQRLKEKEAAAAAAHQQALREESGEGEKG